The Lasioglossum baleicum chromosome 7, iyLasBale1, whole genome shotgun sequence genomic sequence GTTATATGATATTGTTGTTATCATAATAAGCGTTAAAGCAATACACTATTTatctgtaaaaaatatttacaacgatgCGGTTTCTTTTCGATGAGAGAATCTCATGATGATagtcaatattttttattgagaAAACGGGGACGTGTATTAGAGGATCATGAATCTCATATGTGTGCAAACTAGTCTAGCTGCAAGCGAATTCATCGACAAGTCGATGCCCGTAACATGTGTCCACTTTCGCACTTGAATTCACGATGTAGAACGCGCAAATCAATCTGGCAATATATGTAGCTCGGCTATGTATGCAGTTATATTACTTGTTGTTAACTCCAGTTGTACGCCGTTTCGACGATCGTTGCCTTTGACTCGTTCCTGCTCGAACGAGAGCATCGCTAGAGCGTATATTCAACAGCCACATAGTTTTTTAACGCACGACACTTATCGCTTTTCTGAAGTTATTTTTGGATTCTATATTATTGTAATGaaacaataaatattataaattatatacgacgACTTTCATTTTCTGAAAGGCATTGCTGTATAATTTTGTTAGCTCTCATAGTTTAACACTTTTATACGTAAAATTTGCAATCCTCAACCTTTTCCATTTTGCTATACGAAATCGAGTGTATTTACTAGGGGTGGACGGGTACCCGGAAATTCAGGTTCGGGTTGGGCCCCGAAAATTCGCGATACCCGGAAATCTCGAGTACCCGAATCCgataaaaaattggattttactCTTCCTTCAATTATACAAAAAGGAAGAAGAGCTGAAAAATTGTGTTTTCTtcacaaaaatttaaaataaaatagttttcgTACAATGCGATgcactgttttcttttttttatattttatattatttaaataaaatccgaaaacatttataaaaatctgAAAGAATAATAATATGCGCATAAAATCAGATTGAGGAACCACACCCGACCCGCGACTTAATTTTCGGATACCCACCCACCCCTAGTATTTACTGATAGTATACCTGaacgtttaataatttattaaatgtacACAAAGTTTTTTAATAACGTGAAAATTCTTTTGACTGATATAATAGAGAAATTCTGAACGATCTTGATCTTTATAGtttcaatgtattaaaaaattgctggTGAGCAAAGTGTTACAATCAGTTATCGAACAATCTCTTGACACATCCACGGTTATTTTCAAGAGAACTGCCGGTGGGTAAAGTCAAAAAGATGGGTGAATAAACAGTTGATAAACAGTGAATAAACAATTGTGCCTAGTCTGTCCAGTGTGCTGTGTAGTAATTTCTTGCGGGGGCGTGCAAGAGTGGCCGGACTGTCGGTCGGTTCGATGTTGTGTTCCAAATAAGCCGCACCAACAATGGCGGCTGAACCGTCACGACTAGCCGTTAAATGTCAACTGGAAGAGCGATTTTTGAAATAGTGGCAGGTCGAAAGTGTTTCATCGGTTATTATGGCGGAGAAAGAGCCTGCTGCTATCGACGATGAGATCGGGGATCTAGGGATCAAGCCAGGTGCTTCGACCGAAACGATATTCGTCACTACCGACAGTTTTGAGGAGTACGAGCAGGAGATCAGCAGCAGCATCGACGACAGGCAAATGAAAGAAAGCACAACGAGCACCATCTCCGAGATCCAGGAAGAGGCCCAAGACATTCCGATAACACCCAATGCGACGAACTCGCGAGATCTTCAGAAAACAGCTTCTCTCGATGATTCCGACGTAGTAGGTTTCATAACCTTTTCCAGAAGAAACACCTtacattcaattcaatttcaagTTAATAGATTCCATCAAAATGTCGGCGATATCTTACGTTGATCGTTAGGCTACCGATATGTTCTGTTAATCATAAGAACTGTTTTGAATCAAGTTGGAGCCATATTATCTTTTAGGGTGACACCCACTCGTTGTCGTTAGCTGTTTAAAGGCTGGTTCTAGTGCCACGCAGCGTGAGCATGCTGTTCAGATTTCGTATTAAATAATGTCACAGCTGCTATGTTCAATCCGTAGTACGAGAACTGCGAAAATGGTATAGAAAACAGTAAGATCATGCTGCTTGGCATTTATCGACGTAGAAACGGAACAGCGGGATTACGCTGCTCGGCACTGTTCAACGTGTTATGAATTCTGATACTAAAACGGTTAATGTTCATTTTGTTTTAGGAGGATGTCGCCCATCGAATAGGTCAGAGTAGTTTAGATTCGGATCCCTTACGTTGCAAAATATGGCTGGCTCAAAGGaaacatatatttattttaagccAGGCTGGAAAACCTATATATTCTAGATATAGTTCTGAGGATAAGCTAGTCACAGTAATGGGTGTCATGCAGGCCCTTGTTTCATTCGTCCAAGCAGGCAGTGATATGATTAGATCTGTGCACGCGGGAGATACTAATTTTGTGTTCGTAGTCAAAGGTCCACTGATACTAGTTGCAGTCTCCAAAACACTTGAAAGTGTACCTCAACTTACATTGCAATTAACGTACGTACACTGTTGAAATACCAATTTACTTCTCTGTGTACTAACAAACGGTCTTTCATTTCAGATACGTGTACAATCAGATAGTCTCTGTGTTGACACAGTCTCAGTTAACCAGAGTATATGATCAACGTAGGAATTTCGACTTGAGAAGATTGTTATCCGGCAGCGAAAGACTGATAGATCACCTATTAAATTTCATGGATAGAGAACCAGCATTTTTCCTAGGAGCCATTAAATGTTTACCCCTACTTCCTTCGATGCGAAGTTCCATTGCTCAGACCATTATCCAAACATGCGGGAAGATCAAGGTACATCGGATGTTCAGGATACTGTTTTGATCTCTCTTAAACGTTGTACTAACCAGTCACGCTTTCCAGAATTTAGTGTTTGCAATACTTCTAGCTAATAATCAACTGGTAACGTTAGTGAGaatgaacaaattttttctaCATCCGGTGGACTTGCATATAATACAGAATTTGGTCGACAGTTCAGAGTCGCTTAAAACAGCCGAGAGCTGGACACCGATATGTCTGCCGAAGTTCGACGCCAACGGTTACATGCACGGGCATGTATCCTATTTGGCAGAGGACTGTCAAGCGTGTCTGTTGTTGCTCACTGTCGATCGGGACGTGTTCTTCATACTGTCCGAGGCGAAACAGGTGATTTAACGTTAAATGGTGAACCTGTAGGTAGCTGCTCTGCAGGTTCGTCTGCCAAATTCTTTCCAAGATTTTcaaaaacgttttaccaaatcttcgtttcagaaaatcGTCGAGAAATTGAGACGAACGAATTGTCTGGAAGCAATCAACGAGTCCATGAACAAGCCACCGGTCACAACGGCTGACATCGGACTGCCAGAGATGCGACACGTTTTGTACAAATGTAAAAGTACAGCTCAGTTTTGGAGTCCTGGTCTTCAGCCTCCGTACACAACGGACGAAGAGATAGAACGGTACTTGGCGTGCAAAATTAATGAATACACTTTAATGCAGCGGTTTACATTCCGGGCCTCCCTACCATTTATTTTTTTAGTAGATATAATAAGAATCGACTCGTTTctgggattgcaagggtgcgggatgcgttgTTTCATTTCTCGATTGTGCAAAGATGGGgcttttcaatagtcaaaagcactagataaaagatcaatctaggccgcgatcgccctcaagtcctatttttacgtttatgagacgtaaaaataggattttttagGGCCATTGCGGCCTaggttgatcttttatctagcgcgttTGAAGGCTCATCATAATAAAaactttattacaaaaaattttgGTGCCTCCCCTGGCAGTAGTCCTCCCAGGTTGGAAACCACTGCTTTAATGCCAGCgtattcataaaaattgaatacatAAAACAACTATAATTCTACAATTGCAACATTTTGTTCACAGATTGCTGGGTCTTTACCAGTGTCTGCACCATAGACTATACGCACCAAATCGACCATTGAAACTTATATTCCAACAATTGGACAAAGAGACTATGTTAGCATGGGTAAGTCGAATGTGATTAATCTttgagatccgctgtctattcataatTCATGCGTTAATCTAATTGGATATGCATTGCAGGTAACACTGGGTTTCGAATTGTACGTCACGTTTGAACCGTTAGTAACCAAAGCTGATGCCATTGAATCAGCAAGCAAATTGGTGAAGTGGATcaagaaagaggaagaaagattatttattttaaatccgCCGACGTTTTAAGAAAAACACGATTCATCGGATAGATAACGTTTGAAAACGTGCAGTGCATTGTTTGAGAGCAGTTTATGTCGGCTAGATGGGAGTACCACGAATAATAGCAAAGGAAACTGCATCGAAAGTGGGCGATGCATTCATGTTGCTTTTTCTTTTCTCATATATCGACACTATAATTTTGCTCATTACTTTTAATTACGAAAGTACTGCGAGGTATGGTACTATGTGgaaatgtatatatttaaaatataccaCGCGTGTAATTGTATAGATTACATTTATAGACAGGCTATGACATTATCCACTTTATTTTATTACATGGTGCTCGAGAAGATTTGCCATTGCATCGTTTAGAAAGTATAAACTCTGagaagcaaatttttatatcgtTCACGAAACGTGTCCACTCTGTAATAACTCTTTATCAACGATCGCAATGGTGAATGTTCTCTattcttttgtaaataatatttacatTGTAAGTTTTAAATCGATGAGAAAGGAAAACATGATTCCAGAACGAATGAATAACGTAAGTTTATGAAGAACAAATAATGTTACTTGGAACGCGTATTGTACGGGTATGCTACTATGTAGCGTTTCTATCGATGAGtactataattttaatatgaaaCTATTCCCTGTAAATGTTACACACCACGTTAATCATGACCGAAGTGTTGTACACACAATAAACGAATTCAAGACTTGTAGCattcggaaatttttattttccttattattaaaaaaaacatcTATTATTACGAGGCTGcggatttgtatgcagattCACTGTTTCAGAGATTAATTTATAGCAGCATTATATCACACGAGACAGAAAATCCAAGTATTTTTTTGAttatgtaaatgcataaaaatccgcacagTATATTACATTCGGTAAAAAAGTTCTGCGACATTTACACTCAATGTCGAGCTCGATCACGATCCCGTCTTCGATCCcgatctctgtctctgtctctgtcccTGTCGTCTCTTCTGTGTCGGTCTTTATCTCTGTCTTTATCTTTGTGCGAGGAGGAATGACTTTTCGGTGATTTGCTACGCTTCCGTTCTCGTctatctctgtctctgtctctgctTCTTGACCGTTGTTTCTCTCTGTCAGATTTTTTATCCGATCGTGAGTGCCTCTTGTCTCTGTCCCTGTGtctgtctctttctctttcgtgaTCATCCGTTCTTTTTCGTGTGTCTTCCTTAACTGGCGGAATATCTTCGTCTTCCGATGTTTCTATTCCTTCATCCATGTCATCTTCTAACGCTGACACCTTCCCCTCTGAAAGGTTTCGTTAATTATTACAATACTGTATTTATATTCTGTGGAAGttctgtcaaattttttatttatatgtttatttgTCAAAAATCATAACATAACATGAAACTCGTAAGTAACAGCTTCATAcaattcgaagactttgaaatttcaaacacattgaAGTTTCCTTCGTTTCTTCGAAGAgccgaagcttcggaaaagtaataGTCCTACTAGAGAATACTGTATACGAAAGCCTACCTAATTCGTTATTTTCTTCCAGTACATGCCTCTTCTGTATTCTTGGTAAAATAACATCAcagcttctctcttctctcagAAGTTCATCTATGAACTCGTCCATATGAATCAGCTCGAATTTACCTTGCTTACTCTGCTTTCTAAGTTTCCTATTGTCGTTGAATAATGGctctaaatatttataacagtcTAGGGACGAGCCTGTTAATCTCATATACAACGCTCCCAATGCACGGACATACTTGAACTCCTCATTCTTTATAAATTCGACTATAATGTCCTTCTCAGGTTGTATTtgcaacatttttaatattagacAGAGAAATGGTGTAGGCTTGACATTTCCACCGAAAACACCACCGATAAACCTGTAATAGTACATATATGATACATGTCTGTTTTCGTTGAACAGTACATAGGTTATTTTTTATCGAACAAATTATACGCACAGATTGAATTTTCTCTAAGATATAAGATAGGTTATAGAATATAACAGAAAAGAGCGCAAGAACGAAATGATATATATTTGAGCGTAATgagaaaataaaggaaaaaagaaaatgttattTAACCTCAATTCCATAGCTTTGTCGACTAAAAGCTCCGCTGTCAAGGCAAAGCATTCTTCTTTCCAGTATTTTGAATCGTATACTCGAGATCTGATAATTTTCTCCACCAAATACTGGGGATTCGTACCTCGAATTGATTTTGCATCTTTTACAGTGCGATTTGCCATTTTTCGTCACTTTGAGGTTAGAATTATGCTGTGTACTTGGACCATATAAACACAGACGAGGTATAAGAGTAGATCAATCACCCaaagtatttttctgtctcgcgTTCGGGGGGCTCTAGAGCCCCCTTACCATTCCGTGTCACATTCTACCGTATCGATAAAAACTAATATTGTGGAACTTCAGTGTTTTCTTACGCTCTCTGGAATATATagggtgttcgactacaggtgggagaaaatttaagggatgGTTCTCGacaataatataagacgaaaatgaagaataagaaattgcgatttcggcttcgttatttagttaaaaatccgcctaaaatgcggcaACACGACTAACAGTTCGCTCttgtttttcactttgaaagaatcagagccttctgcctgattcgccttcgatcccccctggatcggagacttcttctccgattcacaccttttgctccgcgataattactcgacatttaatttagtataagtccatcgttgtaagaaagggagccagaaggaatattgcattcgttctgactccctttcgggtctcttgtgcagcaacctcctcgtagtgagacctgggcaatcggtattatcctttatttgtaagaacttttagtgtcttatgaataaaggataatattgagctaatagctgcacatttaataaatatgttgatttttcaataaattctattcctatacctattgtgtctttcacaacattttgcaattttaccttccttcagatcaaaatatatgtattatccaagctgatttgccccgggcgtgaacaatgtcatatatcgtctggttctattgaggtaaagagacgagatagtatctcgtcggtgatagtattataaggcaattacaggatgggtaatgtgagcattctatactaaatcattcttcttctacttgacgagtatctcgtcggtggtagaacTCTTAGTgttgtggtatttcagatcgcTGTAAGTTCCAcattatccccgcgcccacctgTGTTCACTTGCCTATGTCGCTGAATGACcgtgccaccgacgagatactgaaATACTGTCTAGATACGAGACTGCCAATAGCACAGAGAGTATGCCAATAGTATCTCGTCCGTGCTAGTGATCATCTCTAGCCTCGATCAGATCGTACAACATCTTTAGCTTGGATCAGAACCTACAGTCGATGGTCGGTGGTGTGGGGAATGCTCCCAAATAAATTgtctaattatacatatatgatgATATCTATCTTCACACGCATAGCAATGGAACtacaatttacaattataaCTGATTATAACAGATGAAACGGCAGTAGAAGGTGATACTGAATTTTTCACGCACACGCACAAGTCAGATTAGCGGCCGCTTGACTTTCAAAATTGTAGAAATCGGAGCAAGGAAAGTTGCACGTTTTTCACATGAATATAAAGACGCTGTCTGCTGCCTTAACGGTCAGATTATACTAATGGTCAATAAACTTGAGAGAAATAGGTTCGTTTACGTGTCCAGCGCTTTAATTGTGACGGAATCTTCCGGACTACAACGAAGGCGGACATTGCAAGGATTTTACGAGAGTTCCAATAAGAACAATGCGAATGATGAAGGTGTACAGATGCATTGGACAGATCGCGATAAAAGTAGAAGCGTGCAGTCAGCATTGTGTTAACGCGTCACCGGGAAAGTATGCACAATACTGTGACGCCTAAAGAACAGGTTACAGAGAGTCTGTGAAACGCGTTGACTTTTCGCGTAGTCGAATGGCTCAACGTTCAATATTTTAGCATTTGCAAATTCGAAGAAAAGTATCAGGAAACGTGGACACTGAGAAAGGTCGTTgacatttctgttttatttctaCTACAaggaatttttcaattattaaattcttcttgCATTTAGATTTTTTGTGCATTCATTATAATCCTGTAATGGAGTTCCGTAATGGATCTAGAGTAAATGTGGGAATTAGTAGAttagtctgacacgatattataATGCAAAGGATTAGAGTAGTGATATCAACTAATGGTTGAGTCGCAGACATTCGAAGAAATCTCGAAGTAGGCGGGAACAGTAAGCAGTGTTAAATGTCAGAAGGAAACTGGAGTCTTTTCTTCTGACGCCGAGCACGGTGAAACACGTTCCTTCCTTTCTCTACACATTTTCTTTGTTAATGCAACGTTTCATGTATTGCTGAAGAAGCTTGTGCTCGAGTATTATACATAGTCGAAACTATCACGAATGTGTTCGCAGGTAATCTCGGAAACAATTGAATTGGTGAGATCGGAAACTGCAGTCGCTCTCTATCAATTTTCTGGGAACAGGAAAAGCCAATTTTTCTCATACAACGAACACACAATCTACTCTTTTGAATGCTCCTTTAAAATTCATTTCAATTCATGTCTCTCCAGCTGTGCAATTAACGAAGTGAATCGCTTTTACCAAAAGTGAAAACGGAGTATTCAATTCAATGATGTAatttttggactcgttttagtAAGGAAACTATCACGAATAcgttaataaaattttaatacggaaataattgaaaataatgttttgtGGACATCTCTTTTACATTTATCGAGACGTTACTGTAATTGGCACAGCAATCAGCGAGGCGGCTTTATTAGAATAATGGGCAAGTCCCGAGGCCAGCACACGAATCGAACCCCCACCAGTTTGTCGCCTTTCTCTCCGAGGCTCCAGTAAGAGGCCCCATTCAGAGCCGGGCCCCGAACCCCGTCTCTCTCTTTCGTCTCGGCAGCTTCTCGGCTCTGCTCGTGGCTTGTAGTCCCCTACCTGCGTGCTCGGTCTACCTGGGACAGCCATCTTGAGGTGTACGCGCAGCAACGGCGGTCTCGCGTCCTCTTTACACGTATTTTCCATTCGCTCGAGGTGATCAGCCGCGTCAACTCGCGCCGACGTGCAACCCGATGCAACCGATTGTCACGGTTCCGTCTGTCGCGATTCCCCGGTCCCTTGGTGCAACCCTTAAGTGCAGCCCTTCGCTGCAGGTGTGACTACGAACTTCTCCGTCGCCGGTGAGAT encodes the following:
- the Prp38 gene encoding pre-mRNA processing factor 38, giving the protein MANRTVKDAKSIRGTNPQYLVEKIIRSRVYDSKYWKEECFALTAELLVDKAMELRFIGGVFGGNVKPTPFLCLILKMLQIQPEKDIIVEFIKNEEFKYVRALGALYMRLTGSSLDCYKYLEPLFNDNRKLRKQSKQGKFELIHMDEFIDELLREERSCDVILPRIQKRHVLEENNELEGKVSALEDDMDEGIETSEDEDIPPVKEDTRKRTDDHERERDRHRDRDKRHSRSDKKSDREKQRSRSRDRDRDRRERKRSKSPKSHSSSHKDKDRDKDRHRRDDRDRDRDRDRDRRRDRDRARH
- the Mon1 gene encoding vacuolar fusion protein MON1 homolog, producing the protein MAEKEPAAIDDEIGDLGIKPGASTETIFVTTDSFEEYEQEISSSIDDRQMKESTTSTISEIQEEAQDIPITPNATNSRDLQKTASLDDSDVEDVAHRIGQSSLDSDPLRCKIWLAQRKHIFILSQAGKPIYSRYSSEDKLVTVMGVMQALVSFVQAGSDMIRSVHAGDTNFVFVVKGPLILVAVSKTLESVPQLTLQLTYVYNQIVSVLTQSQLTRVYDQRRNFDLRRLLSGSERLIDHLLNFMDREPAFFLGAIKCLPLLPSMRSSIAQTIIQTCGKIKNLVFAILLANNQLVTLVRMNKFFLHPVDLHIIQNLVDSSESLKTAESWTPICLPKFDANGYMHGHVSYLAEDCQACLLLLTVDRDVFFILSEAKQKIVEKLRRTNCLEAINESMNKPPVTTADIGLPEMRHVLYKCKSTAQFWSPGLQPPYTTDEEIERLLGLYQCLHHRLYAPNRPLKLIFQQLDKETMLAWVTLGFELYVTFEPLVTKADAIESASKLVKWIKKEEERLFILNPPTF